The Pectobacterium wasabiae CFBP 3304 DNA segment ACTGAGCGCCATCATCGGTGTTCTGATCGCCTGGGTGCTCACACGCAGTATCGTGCAACCGCTGTCGCGTGCCGTACAGGCTACGCAAGCCGTCGCGGCGGGCGATCTGACGCATAATATACAACCAGAAGGACGTGACGAGGCCGCCCAACTGCTACACGCTCTGCAAGATATGACCGTGCGTCTGCGTTCTATCGTTGGCGAAGTTCGCCAAGGTTCCGAGTCCATTGCCGGGGCGTCTTCACAGCTTGCCGCAGGCAACATCGACCTTTCCAGCCGCACGGAAGAACAGGCCAGTGCGCTACAGGAAACGGCAGCCTCCATTGAGCAATTAAGCTCGACGGTCAGGCAGAATGCCGATAACGCTCGTCAGGCCAACCAACTGGCACAATCGACCACGCAGCAAGCGCAGTCAGGTGGACAATTAGTGACAGAAGTGGTGAAAACGATGGGCGCGATCGACACTTCATCGAAGAAGATTGTCGATATCATCGGCGTCATCGACAGCATCGCCTTCCAGACCAACATTCTGGCACTGAATGCCGCCGTAGAAGCCGCACGAGCGGGTGAACAAGGACGTGGTTTCGCCGTGGTCGCTAGTGAAGTGCGCAGCCTGGCACAGCGTAGCGCCTCTGCGGCTAAAGAGATTAAGGAGTTGATCGATCGCTCCGTTCAGACCGTGGAAGCGGGCAACCGACTGGTGGTACAGGCCGGCGCATCGATACAGGATATCGTCAGCGGCGTGCGCAAGGTCAGCGATCTGGTTGGAGAGATCAGCTCCGCCAGCAATGAACAGACGATGGGAATCGAGCAGGTGAATGTTGCCGTGAACCAGATGGAAGTCACCACCCAGCAGAATGCGTCGCTGGTGAACGAAGCCTCAGCCGCCACGCAGTCTCTACAACAGCAGGCTGCACAGTTGACCGAGACGGTCAGCCAGTTCCGCCTAGACAACAGCCACCAGATCGCCCGTACACCAGCGGCAGCACCAGCATTAGCCCTTCAACCTGCGCTGGCCGCACCAAGTAAAAGCAACGCCGCAACCGGTGAAGGAGACTGGACATCATTTTGATGCCCTCGATACTTCTCGGATCTGCTGTCTCTGAGTCATTTTTCTATGCAAACTCAGAGGCAGCCTACAGCGGCTGGTGATACAGCCGCACGGCCTTGTCCGGGTAGTCCAACCCATCGCCGATGTAATGCCAGCCGTGCTTTTCATAATAGCCGCTAAACGTGGCGTACAGGTACAGATCGTCAAAGCCTGCACGGCGGCAAAACGCCAATACGTGCCGTTGCAGCGCCACGCCCAGCCCTTTATCACGATAACTTTCTTCCACATACAGCGACGCCAGCCAAGGCGTCAGATCCTGTCGGCTAATTAAATCGCAGCGCCAGAGCCCCACAGTCCCGACTAAACGCTCCCCCTCCAGCGCGATAAACGTCAGCGGCAGCGCCGCAGGGTTCAGGCTATTGCGCACCACGCTGGCAAAGAATTCACGGCTGTTCTGGCTACCGAATGCCTGCCATATCCAGTCGATCACCTGTTCTTGATGCTGGGGATGATCCGCCAGATAAACAATCTCAGCCATAGTGATACCAAACCTGTAAAATAGTTATAGAATCAAAAAGATTACCATCGAATCACGGATCCCTATCAGCAGTACCTTCTCGTCCACGCATCTGTAAATACTTCGCCTAGCTAACGCCATACGTTTCCACATGTTATTCAGGAGGAAAATGCGAAATGGCGACATCACAAAACTGACAAAAATTTGGTTAAGAAACGAACATCAACCGTTAAATCCAACAATATGCCTGTGATATCATGCCATATGAACAAGGATGGATAGGCATTTCAGCCCGTCATCATACTCAATTAAGGTACAGCTATGAAAACCATGCTTGAGGTGGCGAAACGCGCAGGGGTGTCTAAAGCCACCGTGTCCAGGGTGCTAAATGGCACCGGGCAGGTCAAACAATCTACGCGCGATGCGGTATTTCAAGCCATGAATGAACTTGGCTACCGCCCTAATTTTCTCGCGCGCTCGCTGGCTCGTCGCACCTCAAACAGCATTGGGCTTGTTATCTCCAATTTTGACGGCCCCTACTTTGGCCGCCTGCTGCGCCGCGCCGCAGAAATGGCGGAAAGCAGTGGTAAACATCTGATCGTGACCGATGGGCATGATACGCCGGAAGACGAAAAGCGCGCGGTACAGTTGCTGTCTGACAGACAATGCGACGCCATTATTCTCTACACCCGTTATATGTCCGAAGCCGACCTCATGGCGCTGCTCGATACGTTAACCATTCCGATGATGGTGATGAATCGCGATCTGCCGCAGGCACGAGAACGCTGTATTTTCTTCCGCCAGCAGCAGGCGGCGTTTGACGTGGTGAATTACCTGATAGAACAGGGGCACCGCGAGATTGCCTGCATCACCGCACCGATGAAAACACCGACGGCACAGGCGCGGCTCGCGGGCTATCAGCAAGCCTTACTTGCTCATCAGATCGAGGTTGACCCACGTCGGGTGGCACACGGAACCAGCATGGTTGCCAGCGGCTATCAAGCCGCACGTCAGTTGCTGAATAACGGCGTTAACTTTAGCGCGCTGTTCGTCAGCAACGATGACATGGCAATTGGCGCGATGAAAGCGCTGTACGAGGCGGGGAAAAAATTACCGCAGGATGTCTCCATTTTTGGTTTTGACGACGAACCCTGCGCGACCTACCTGCACCCTTCACTTTCTACCGTTTACATGCCGATTGAAGAGATGGCCGCCACCGCGATTGCGCAAGTGCTGGATCTGATTGCGGGCAAAGACGTTAAACCGCTGCAACCTTTTACTGGCGAACTGAAGCTGCGTGAGTCGGTACAGAAAGGGCCATACTTTGCCGTGTAATACTACCGATTCAGACACTTCAGCACGTCATTACCATAATAAACGTTCCCGTTTCACGCTTCAGTCATCGTCCAACTGTACCGCGACATAAAGCAAGAAACGATCGTCAAAATTTGCCAGATTGAGTCCTGTCAGTTCAGAAATACGCCGCAATCGGTATTCCAGCGTATTCTTATGAATATAGAGTGCATTGGCGGTGACGGCGGCCTGTAAATTATGCCTAAACCAGGTATGCAGCGTTTTTCTGAATACCCCATTGCTGTCCATCGCTTTTAAACGACGCAGTGGACGCACCAGTTCGTTAGCCTGCCATCCTCCACGTAGGCTATCGAGCAGGACAGGTAACTCCATGTCCTGATAGCAGTAGCATGGTGTTTCTGGCATGCGCTGCTTACCCACTTTCATGGTGGTTTTGGCTGTATGGTAGGAACGTTCAACGCCGCCGTCACCGGGGAAAAAGTTGCCTAATGCCAGACGCACACGCAGAGAACTTCCTTCTTGCAGCCGATGATATAATTTTTCCATCCGCCGTTTATGTTCTTCAGGCTCCCACCGTTCCGCATGGATAAACGCAGGCTTAAGTACCACCATCTCAGTCAGAGAGACTATCGCCATCAGATCGTCTTTATCGGTTTCCATCAACAGTGACTGTAACTGCTGGAGTTCTGTCATCGCAGTGCTGACTCCCAGTTGCCCGCTGTCCAATTCAACAACCATCGCAATACGAGGCTTTTGCAGATCGACCCCTAATCGCTGCGCCCATTCGCACTGCGTGGCTGAATAGGCAGAACTGCGCACCAGACTGAGTACCAACTCTTCTCGCAAACGGCTATTTTGTGCCAGTAGTTGGAGTAATCGCGCCTGTTCCAGCATCATTTCCGCTGTCATACAGACCAATTCGCCATATTGACGCAACCCCGCAGGCGTACCCGTTAGCCCAATTACGCCGACAATATTCCCATTTAAACGTAGCGGCAAATTAACACCCGGCCTGACCCCCTGTAGCATATGCACGGATGCGTCATCAATATTAACAATACGTTCCTGCGTGAGCGCTAACAGTGCGCCTTCATGTATTTCGCCAACACGTTCCTTATCACCACTGCCGATAATCCGCCCTCGTGCGTCCATGACATTCACATTGCAATCAATAATCTGCATTGTCCTTGTCACAATAGAGCACGCCAATTTATCATCAAAATCATAGTCAGCCATAAATTATCCCCGGCGTAGGTGGCATAAAATATAACGTGAATGTTAAGCTCTCACTTAATATCTATTTATCGTCATCATGTTTCACGTTAATAAAACTACGCCAATCATTATTATAAAAAAGAAAAAACCCCTCATTGTTTCCCGACGAGAATGAAAATCAACTTTAATTAGTTAAATTAGCTGTTAAAAATTATTTACTATCGTCAACAGTGCTATCTAAATAAAGCATCAATGAAAATGAATAAAATGAGAATTTGTACCCAAAATAATTCACACTTCAGGTACATAACCAATGTATACCCAATTTAACGAATAACGATATATTAGGAGACCCGCATGATACGACAGGTATTTGAACTGCCAATCAGACTCATTTGATCGCCCTGTGTCAGTAACACTAAATCTCCAGAAGCCAGATAGCCCTTTTCACGCAGTAGCGTAATGGCATCATGCGCAGCCGCAACGCCTTCGGCTTTGCTAGCAAAAAATAGCGGCGTTACGCCACGATAGAGTGCCGCGAGATTCAGCGTCTTATCATGACGGGACAGCGCAAAAATCGGTAAGCCCGACGTAATACGCGAAGTCATCCGTGCCGTGCGACCTGATTCGGTCATAGTGACAATCGCTTTTACACCTTTGAGGTGGTTTGCTGCATACATGGCCGACATGGCGATCGTTTCTTCAACATTATCGAACTCAACGTCAAGTCGGTGCTTAGACACGGTGACCTGAGGCTCTTTTTCTGCCCCCAAACAGACTTTCGCCATGGCGATAACCGTTTCTTCCGGGTAGCTCCCTGCGGCGGTTTCGGCTGATAGCATGACGGCATCAGTGCCATCCAGCACGGCATTCGCGACATCCATTACTTCAGCACGCGTTGGCATCGGGCTGGCAATCATCGACTCCATCATTTGCGTCGCCGTAATCACAACGCGATTGAGACGACGAGCGCGTTGGATCAGCGCTTTCTGCACACCAACCAGCGCAGCATCGCCAATCTCTACTCCCAGATCGCCACGCGCTACCATCACCACATCAGATGCTAAAATGATGTCATCCATACATTCTGGTGTGGCGACCGCCTCAGCCCGTTCAACCTTGGCTACAATCGCAGCCTGACAGCCCGCCTCACGCGCTAACTGGCGGGCATAACGGAGATCGTCACCATTACGTGGGAATGACACGGCCAGAAAATCGACGTTAATCTTCGCGGCAACCAAAATATCGGCTTTGTCTTTCTCGGTCAGTGCATCAGCAGATAACCCTCCGCCCAGTTTGTTAACCCCTTTATTATTGGATAAAACGCCGCCGACGGTAACGAGAGTGGTAATTTTTTCGTCTACCACACCCATCACTTTTAACTGAACGCGACCATCATCCAGCAGCAAAATATCGCCGGGTACAACATCGTTTGGCAGATTTTTATAATCGATACCAACCTGATGATTATCACCTAGCCCTCTTTCCAGACGGGCATCCAGAATAAACGTATCACCAACATTCAAAAAAACCTTACCCTCTTTGAACGTTGACACCCTGATTTTAGGCCCCTGTAAATCCCCCAAAATCGCCACATGTTTATTAAGCTTACGTGCAATATTACGAATTTTATCGGCACGAATAATATGATCGTCCGATGTGCCATGAGAGAAATTAAATCGAACAACATTCACGCCTGCTCTAATAATTTTTTCCAAATTATCATCACGATCGGTGGCTGGCCCCAGTGTTGCAACAATTTTGGTTCTTCTTAAAAACGCCGTCATTTTTCTTCCTGTTTTTATTCTAAAAAACGATACCAGGTATCCATTTTGTATAAAAAATGGAAAGCAATCCGCTGCAAAAATCGTTACAGAAATAGGGACTAATGATGGATAGACGTCGCCTTAATTAAACGTCCAATATTTTCACAGGCGCGTTCCATATTTAACGCCCCTTCTTTTAATAAACCATCAATACTTTTTGCATGGGGAATAATACCGAAGATAGCGTCAATACCTTCCTGATAGAGGTCTTCAACTCCGCTTCCTACACAGCCAGATACCGCAATCACCGGGACGCTATTTTCCTTCGCCGTTCTCGCCACACCATAGGGGGTTTTACCAAATTTGGTCTGGCTATCAATGCGCCCTTCCCCGGTAAAACAGAAATCGGCTTCAGACAACTTTTCCCTCAACCCGCTGTATTCAATGACAATCTCAATCCCTTTTTGCAGCGTGCAATCAGTAAACGCCATCAGGCCAGCCCCCAATCCCCCGCGGCTCCCGCGCCGGGCTGGCTGGCAATATCTTTACCCAACTGTGCCTTAATAAGGTTGGCATAGTGAGACAGATTGCCGTCGAGCATGCTGACCATTTCAGGCGTTGCTCCCTTTTGCGGCCCAAAAATATGTGAAGCACCATTTTCACCACATAATGGATTAGTCACATCACACGCCACCAGAATATCGATGTCAGCAAGACGCTTATCAATACTTGAAATATCAATATGATGTAGTCTCCCTAATGCACCACCACCACGGTTTAACCGTTCGCCGGTTTCATCATAGAATTTCACCCCGAGCGCTTCTGCCATCCCTGCGCCACCATCATTGGTTGCGCTACCACCGATACCCAGGATGATCTTTTTGATCCCCTTATCCAGGCAGGCACGAATCAACTGGCCAGTGCCGTAAGTCGTCGTGATTAACGGGTTTTTAGTGTCCTGATTCACATGGTGAATACCACTGGCAGAAGCCATTTCAATCACGGCAATGTCGCCGTCGCCCATTACACCATAGGTTGCTTCAACCGGTTCGCCCAGTGGGCCAACCACCGTTTGTTGGAAAATATGGCCCTGTGTCGCATCAATCAATGATTGCACGGTGCCTTCACCGCCATCAGCCATAGGTACGTGAATATACGTCGCTTCAGGGAATATCTTTTTCAGACCTTTTTCCATGGCAATACACACTTCTTTTGCCGTCATACTTTCCTTGAAGGAGTCCGGTGCCAAAACAAACGTTTCATTTTTCATACTCATCATCTCGCTACCTTATAAAACAAAACCGTACAAAACCGTTGAGACAATGGCCATTGTCCCCCCCACCAGCGCCTCATAGGGAATTAAGGCCATACGTTGCCGAATACTCATATTCATGCTTTGTGCTGTGACGTGGAAATAATTACCCTGCGGCAGAGAGTCAATAACGGTAGCGCCTGTATGAACCATGACGGCAGAAGAAATAGGGGGAGCGCCAACATGTGAAATAGCATCACCAAATGTTCCTGTCGCTAAAATAACGCCAGTGGATGTTGATGCCGTAGCAGCAGCCATCAAAATACCTGATATCGGTGCCAGGAAGGTGCCAGAAATACCAAGAACATTAATTAATGCGACAACCTGTATCGATAAATTTGAAGCGGCAATTAGCCCAGCAATCGCACCTGCGCCAATTAAAATCAGCACGGTAGCGGTCATTTTCTCCAAACCAGATGCCGTATAAGCCAACATTTTGTGTTGCTGCCCCATCGCGACCAAACCAATAAACCCCGCCAGCGGCAATACATACATCGCATCAAGTTTAAAGGAAGAGAGCAGGTTGATATGCAAAATAGAACCAATGGGATTAAGCATCAGCAGAACAACGGCAACCAACGGTGCCACAATCGCTTTGCCAAGCGTCGGATAGGCCTTGTCAATGGTTGTCGCCGACAACGCATTCGCTTCCTGTTCGCTGACCTTGACGCCTTTGTTTTTCAGTAGCGTGGCGACGACCACAGCCATTATCATGCCGCAAACCGCAGGAATAAAACCGGCAATCATCACATCACTCAAGCTCAGGTGAAACCCATTCGCGGCGGCAATCGTATTCGGATTCGGTGAAATAATATTGCCCGCTTTTCCGCCGCCAGACAGTGCCAATAATAATGCCAGCTTTGACACGCCCATTTTATTCCCAACAGATAGCGCGATCGGTGCAACAATTAACACGGCAACGGGAATAAATACGCCAACGGACGTAATAATCATCGTCGCTAACGTCAGGGCTAAAATGGCTTTTCCTTCCCCCATTTTTCTTACGATTGCCTGAGCAATCGTTTCTGCGGCCCCAGACTCCATCATCACCCCCGCTAAAACACCCGCCGCCAATACACGGATAACGGTGCCCATCACACTTTGTGTGCCGGAAGTTAATAATGAAATGGTTTGTTCTAAATTGGCTCCACCAATCACAGCGCCAATGATGGCACCAAAAAACAAAGAATAGACGGGGTTAACCTTTCTGAGAATAAGAAGTATAGCAATAAACAAACCTATTAAAGCCCCATACCAACCAAGGGGTTCCATTGCATGCATAATTAAACCTCTTCTTGTTTTTTATAAAAAATAGACAGCAGGGTACAAATACAAATCTTTTTCCTGGTCGATTTGTATTAAATGATGTTTTAAATTTTATTAACACTTAATGAATAATAATGTTCAAACCTCGTCCTATTAATATTCCACGATGGTTATTCTATGCTTTCCTAATAAATCGACCTATGTGTCCAGACACGAAAAAAATGGGCATTTGAATAAAAAAAACTGTGTCAGAGAACAAGATAGCGAGAGGTTTATCACATTGTGATTTGACTACATCAGAAACGAAGGTTGGTCAGGCAGGGGTAAAAAGGCACAGAAGACCAGCGCAAAAAAGAGGCCGCGAGCTAATCCACACTCGCGGCCCCTTGGTCTTATTGGTACACGTTACGCGCCATAAAGCGCTGCGCATTCAGTGCGTTGACAACACGAGGGGTATACGGGCTGATTAAAGCGCTTCCAGCGCCAGCAACTCGTCCAACGTTTGGCGACGGCGGATCAGGCGCGGTTCGCCATTTTCAAACAGCACTTCCGGCAGCAATGGACGACTGTTGTAGTTAGAGGACATCGATGCGCCGTATGCGCCGGTATCATGGAATACCAGATAGTCGCCAACCTGCACATCCGGTAGCGGGAAGGTTTCCACACCGCCGCCAGCCTGCTGGGTAAACACATCGCCGGATTCACACAGCGGCCCTGCAATCACGCTATCGTGCAACGTGGACTGGCTGATATCACGGCCATCGCCCGACAACAGAGAGACGTGGTGATAGCTGCCGTACATCGCCGGGCGCATCAGATCGTTAAACCCGGCATCGACCAGCACAAAGTGGCGGCTACCCATGGATTTTATCGCGCGGACTTCCGCTACCAACACGCCGGATTCCGCCACCAGAAAACGCCCAGGTTCAATTTCCAGCGTGATAGGATGGCCGAGATGTGCGGCAATTTTCTCCCGCGCCGCGTTCCACAGCCCATAATAGTGTTCAGTATCAATCGCTTCTTCGCCGTGGCGATAAGGAATCGACAGCCCGCCGCCCGCTGAAATCGCCTCAATATCCTGACCCAGTTCAACAACCTGCTGAACCATGGCCTCGCACACCTGTTCCAGATGGCCGTAATCGACGCCGGAACCAATGTGCATGTGGATCCCCACCAG contains these protein-coding regions:
- a CDS encoding methyl-accepting chemotaxis protein → MKNYKIGTRLASGFGLLIALSLVMLTSGIYQLNQVSQRTQEMMQEPLRKERLAADWHATLVAGVQRSMAVARSNDDSLVELFAAENTRASKESAKRQEDFASLISTPEEKALFDKVGEYRQSYIKKRDAIITEKGAGNFDRARTLFDNEFVPASNGYLTSVEALRDHQRASIDQMGQDINAGASRGDLILAVTGVLSAIIGVLIAWVLTRSIVQPLSRAVQATQAVAAGDLTHNIQPEGRDEAAQLLHALQDMTVRLRSIVGEVRQGSESIAGASSQLAAGNIDLSSRTEEQASALQETAASIEQLSSTVRQNADNARQANQLAQSTTQQAQSGGQLVTEVVKTMGAIDTSSKKIVDIIGVIDSIAFQTNILALNAAVEAARAGEQGRGFAVVASEVRSLAQRSASAAKEIKELIDRSVQTVEAGNRLVVQAGASIQDIVSGVRKVSDLVGEISSASNEQTMGIEQVNVAVNQMEVTTQQNASLVNEASAATQSLQQQAAQLTETVSQFRLDNSHQIARTPAAAPALALQPALAAPSKSNAATGEGDWTSF
- a CDS encoding GNAT family N-acetyltransferase, with the protein product MAEIVYLADHPQHQEQVIDWIWQAFGSQNSREFFASVVRNSLNPAALPLTFIALEGERLVGTVGLWRCDLISRQDLTPWLASLYVEESYRDKGLGVALQRHVLAFCRRAGFDDLYLYATFSGYYEKHGWHYIGDGLDYPDKAVRLYHQPL
- a CDS encoding LacI family DNA-binding transcriptional regulator, with the protein product MKTMLEVAKRAGVSKATVSRVLNGTGQVKQSTRDAVFQAMNELGYRPNFLARSLARRTSNSIGLVISNFDGPYFGRLLRRAAEMAESSGKHLIVTDGHDTPEDEKRAVQLLSDRQCDAIILYTRYMSEADLMALLDTLTIPMMVMNRDLPQARERCIFFRQQQAAFDVVNYLIEQGHREIACITAPMKTPTAQARLAGYQQALLAHQIEVDPRRVAHGTSMVASGYQAARQLLNNGVNFSALFVSNDDMAIGAMKALYEAGKKLPQDVSIFGFDDEPCATYLHPSLSTVYMPIEEMAATAIAQVLDLIAGKDVKPLQPFTGELKLRESVQKGPYFAV
- a CDS encoding CdaR family transcriptional regulator produces the protein MADYDFDDKLACSIVTRTMQIIDCNVNVMDARGRIIGSGDKERVGEIHEGALLALTQERIVNIDDASVHMLQGVRPGVNLPLRLNGNIVGVIGLTGTPAGLRQYGELVCMTAEMMLEQARLLQLLAQNSRLREELVLSLVRSSAYSATQCEWAQRLGVDLQKPRIAMVVELDSGQLGVSTAMTELQQLQSLLMETDKDDLMAIVSLTEMVVLKPAFIHAERWEPEEHKRRMEKLYHRLQEGSSLRVRLALGNFFPGDGGVERSYHTAKTTMKVGKQRMPETPCYCYQDMELPVLLDSLRGGWQANELVRPLRRLKAMDSNGVFRKTLHTWFRHNLQAAVTANALYIHKNTLEYRLRRISELTGLNLANFDDRFLLYVAVQLDDD
- the pyk gene encoding pyruvate kinase, which produces MTAFLRRTKIVATLGPATDRDDNLEKIIRAGVNVVRFNFSHGTSDDHIIRADKIRNIARKLNKHVAILGDLQGPKIRVSTFKEGKVFLNVGDTFILDARLERGLGDNHQVGIDYKNLPNDVVPGDILLLDDGRVQLKVMGVVDEKITTLVTVGGVLSNNKGVNKLGGGLSADALTEKDKADILVAAKINVDFLAVSFPRNGDDLRYARQLAREAGCQAAIVAKVERAEAVATPECMDDIILASDVVMVARGDLGVEIGDAALVGVQKALIQRARRLNRVVITATQMMESMIASPMPTRAEVMDVANAVLDGTDAVMLSAETAAGSYPEETVIAMAKVCLGAEKEPQVTVSKHRLDVEFDNVEETIAMSAMYAANHLKGVKAIVTMTESGRTARMTSRITSGLPIFALSRHDKTLNLAALYRGVTPLFFASKAEGVAAAHDAITLLREKGYLASGDLVLLTQGDQMSLIGSSNTCRIMRVS
- a CDS encoding GntP family permease gives rise to the protein MFIAILLILRKVNPVYSLFFGAIIGAVIGGANLEQTISLLTSGTQSVMGTVIRVLAAGVLAGVMMESGAAETIAQAIVRKMGEGKAILALTLATMIITSVGVFIPVAVLIVAPIALSVGNKMGVSKLALLLALSGGGKAGNIISPNPNTIAAANGFHLSLSDVMIAGFIPAVCGMIMAVVVATLLKNKGVKVSEQEANALSATTIDKAYPTLGKAIVAPLVAVVLLMLNPIGSILHINLLSSFKLDAMYVLPLAGFIGLVAMGQQHKMLAYTASGLEKMTATVLILIGAGAIAGLIAASNLSIQVVALINVLGISGTFLAPISGILMAAATASTSTGVILATGTFGDAISHVGAPPISSAVMVHTGATVIDSLPQGNYFHVTAQSMNMSIRQRMALIPYEALVGGTMAIVSTVLYGFVL
- the lysA gene encoding diaminopimelate decarboxylase — protein: MPHDLNDVTHALDAQNLRELPARFGCPVWAYDAQTIVNRIAQLRQFDTIRFAQKACSNTHILRLMREQGVKVDSVSLGEIERALVAGFVPGTDAHEIVFTADLLDRPTLQRVSELNIPVNAGSVDMLEQLGQQSPGHPVWLRVNPGFGHGHSQKTNTGGENSKHGIWYGDLPLALAHIQRYQLKLVGIHMHIGSGVDYGHLEQVCEAMVQQVVELGQDIEAISAGGGLSIPYRHGEEAIDTEHYYGLWNAAREKIAAHLGHPITLEIEPGRFLVAESGVLVAEVRAIKSMGSRHFVLVDAGFNDLMRPAMYGSYHHVSLLSGDGRDISQSTLHDSVIAGPLCESGDVFTQQAGGGVETFPLPDVQVGDYLVFHDTGAYGASMSSNYNSRPLLPEVLFENGEPRLIRRRQTLDELLALEAL